A part of Corynebacterium mustelae genomic DNA contains:
- a CDS encoding CrcB family protein: MVFVAAAGAAAGAGCRFILHQNSLFDAPTSVLLINVLGSFLFATVPSEPTWLRPLVCSGFLGGFTSFSTFLVLAVSHTIIGAAIYTLITVTSCLAAWLAGTELMRRWK, translated from the coding sequence ATGGTTTTTGTCGCTGCGGCTGGGGCCGCCGCCGGGGCTGGATGTCGGTTTATCCTGCATCAAAATTCACTTTTCGACGCCCCGACGTCTGTCCTACTCATCAATGTCCTGGGAAGCTTCCTGTTTGCCACCGTGCCGAGCGAACCAACATGGTTAAGGCCCCTTGTATGTTCCGGTTTCTTGGGTGGTTTTACGAGCTTTTCGACGTTCCTCGTGCTGGCGGTCTCCCACACAATCATTGGGGCAGCCATCTACACCTTGATTACCGTCACCTCCTGTCTCGCCGCCTGGCTTGCTGGGACAGAACTCATGAGGCGGTGGAAATGA
- a CDS encoding DoxX family protein, translating to MTRLNTKVSDTISFLTRFGLAVVWIVAGWQKLGKTMAEAQAIQGYEIFTIEWSIFLGRIIGPLELAGGVVLLVGIFLRSAAKISAMVLILFMIGVGQAWVRGLVIDCGCFGDVDLSDGGMDYLYTILRDVGLFLMSLWVMYRPYKRFAIHP from the coding sequence GTGACTAGACTAAATACAAAAGTCTCGGATACTATCAGTTTCCTAACAAGATTTGGGCTTGCAGTAGTATGGATTGTTGCAGGTTGGCAAAAACTTGGTAAAACCATGGCAGAGGCGCAAGCTATTCAAGGGTATGAGATCTTTACTATTGAATGGTCGATATTTTTGGGAAGGATTATTGGGCCGCTCGAACTTGCTGGTGGCGTTGTGCTTCTGGTTGGTATCTTTCTTCGTTCTGCCGCAAAAATTTCTGCAATGGTTCTGATCTTATTTATGATCGGGGTGGGACAAGCCTGGGTGCGTGGTCTGGTAATCGACTGTGGGTGCTTCGGTGATGTAGATCTATCGGATGGAGGCATGGATTATCTGTATACAATTCTCCGGGATGTCGGGCTGTTCCTGATGTCGCTCTGGGTAATGTACCGGCCATATAAGCGTTTTGCCATTCATCCTTGA
- a CDS encoding TetR/AcrR family transcriptional regulator: protein MGRWERTHEALRKAALDLFTEYGYEATGTAQVAEHVGVSEMTLFRHFPTKESLIVADSFDPFMAEAVRVRPVGEPPMQALTEGVRAAWVELPEEAVAFLRRRLKIIAQTPALTGAIERSNGKTVMELANALVDRGVDDVWARIASSAVIAGLSTALLIWANTERCTLSEALESACDLLGGN from the coding sequence ATGGGACGATGGGAACGAACGCATGAAGCGTTAAGGAAGGCGGCATTAGATTTATTCACTGAGTACGGGTATGAGGCTACGGGGACTGCGCAGGTTGCTGAGCATGTTGGTGTTAGTGAGATGACTTTGTTTCGACATTTTCCTACGAAAGAATCCCTTATTGTGGCTGATTCTTTCGACCCGTTTATGGCTGAAGCGGTACGAGTTCGTCCTGTTGGCGAGCCGCCAATGCAAGCGTTGACCGAAGGGGTAAGGGCTGCTTGGGTAGAGCTGCCGGAAGAAGCGGTGGCATTTTTGAGAAGGCGCTTGAAAATAATCGCACAGACGCCAGCATTAACTGGTGCGATAGAGCGATCTAATGGAAAAACTGTCATGGAATTGGCAAATGCACTGGTTGATCGGGGGGTTGATGACGTATGGGCGCGTATCGCATCCTCTGCAGTGATCGCCGGATTGAGTACCGCATTACTCATATGGGCGAACACGGAACGGTGCACGCTGAGTGAGGCCTTAGAATCGGCATGTGATCTTTTAGGTGGTAACTGA
- a CDS encoding fluoride efflux transporter FluC yields the protein MIVVSLGFVCLGGALGGAVRYLLSVLLPRLVGTLVANSAACILAGIALQCFTTSSVAYAALAVGVAGAMSTWSTLAAELGQLLKENRYRTCVLYFCATMIGTTASLALGSCIGT from the coding sequence ATGATCGTCGTATCTTTGGGTTTTGTGTGCCTAGGTGGAGCGCTCGGTGGTGCAGTGCGCTACCTGCTTAGTGTTCTACTCCCCCGGCTTGTAGGGACACTAGTAGCCAATTCTGCTGCCTGCATTCTGGCTGGTATTGCCCTCCAATGTTTTACTACGTCCTCCGTAGCCTATGCCGCACTAGCTGTAGGTGTAGCTGGCGCAATGTCCACCTGGTCAACACTTGCTGCGGAACTTGGGCAACTACTGAAAGAAAACCGCTATAGGACGTGTGTTCTCTACTTCTGTGCCACGATGATCGGCACAACAGCTTCCTTGGCGTTAGGAAGTTGCATTGGGACTTAG
- a CDS encoding DsbA family protein has protein sequence MSTKIKNPNEKGSGFIWAVIVLLTLAAILIGYVVVSGKNAKEEELAQRATETVAFETSYEDNGITLKAANAKANAKKVDLYEDYSCSYCSQLAKSTDADMKKAIEDGEVVVTIWSLNFLDRGKIGHSTNAGAAAYVIAKNEPANVYWNYRKILMEDQEDIYGSWDTDDFVSAARAVGASEETLNHITSGTFIEEYQKLAKQNADKLEKETGTVSSPRVIVDGTEIQGESVFDWVNEVVRK, from the coding sequence ATGAGCACAAAAATAAAAAATCCGAATGAAAAGGGCTCAGGATTTATCTGGGCAGTAATTGTACTGTTGACACTAGCGGCTATCCTGATTGGGTACGTCGTCGTTTCCGGGAAAAATGCTAAAGAAGAAGAGCTTGCTCAACGAGCAACGGAAACCGTAGCGTTTGAGACTTCATACGAAGACAATGGTATTACATTGAAAGCAGCGAATGCTAAGGCAAATGCAAAAAAAGTTGATCTATACGAAGATTATTCTTGTTCCTATTGTTCGCAGCTGGCTAAAAGCACCGATGCAGATATGAAAAAAGCAATTGAGGATGGTGAAGTCGTCGTAACTATTTGGAGCCTTAACTTCCTTGATCGGGGAAAAATTGGTCATTCGACAAACGCTGGTGCTGCTGCATATGTTATTGCGAAAAATGAACCAGCGAATGTTTACTGGAATTATCGAAAGATTCTGATGGAGGATCAGGAGGATATTTACGGAAGCTGGGATACTGATGATTTTGTCAGTGCAGCTCGTGCTGTCGGTGCCTCAGAAGAAACCTTGAACCACATTACTTCTGGAACTTTTATTGAAGAATATCAAAAATTAGCCAAACAGAATGCTGACAAATTGGAAAAGGAAACCGGAACGGTATCTTCTCCCCGTGTAATTGTGGATGGTACCGAAATCCAGGGAGAGTCGGTGTTTGATTGGGTTAACGAAGTTGTTAGGAAGTAA
- a CDS encoding ABC transporter ATP-binding protein: MLSFESVGRLFRGGSGVQNLTFSVMPSEIVALVGLNGAGKTTLMRLALGMIRPQQGAIRIFGSSLGKISAKVWAQVGVLVEVPFAYPELSVRQNLRAACLMHQGRLERVDKMIAMWGLDLVADKKFRLLSQGNQQRVGLAASLQHDPRLILLDEPSNSLDPASVILLREELIKRAEAGAAILVPELHSGLWFWWVWLWVSWGFRVFFGFLSY; this comes from the coding sequence ATGCTTTCATTTGAAAGTGTTGGTCGTCTATTTCGTGGTGGCTCGGGCGTACAAAACCTAACGTTTAGTGTGATGCCCAGCGAAATCGTTGCGCTAGTCGGGCTAAATGGTGCTGGTAAGACCACACTGATGCGGCTTGCGTTAGGGATGATACGTCCGCAGCAAGGTGCAATACGGATATTTGGCTCCTCGCTGGGCAAGATATCTGCCAAAGTATGGGCTCAGGTGGGGGTGCTAGTTGAGGTTCCTTTTGCCTACCCAGAACTTTCGGTACGCCAAAATCTGCGTGCTGCGTGTTTGATGCATCAGGGAAGACTCGAGCGCGTCGATAAAATGATTGCAATGTGGGGACTCGACTTAGTAGCTGATAAGAAATTCCGACTTCTTTCGCAGGGTAACCAACAGCGTGTAGGTCTTGCTGCATCACTTCAACATGATCCTCGGTTGATCTTGCTAGATGAACCAAGCAATTCACTGGATCCCGCCTCAGTAATTCTCCTACGCGAAGAGCTTATAAAACGCGCTGAAGCAGGAGCCGCGATCCTAGTACCTGAGTTGCACAGTGGTTTGTGGTTTTGGTGGGTTTGGTTGTGGGTGAGCTGGGGTTTTAGGGTGTTTTTTGGGTTTTTGTCGTACTAA
- the murA gene encoding UDP-N-acetylglucosamine 1-carboxyvinyltransferase, with the protein MKDRFLVTGGARLVGEVKVAGAKNSVLKLMAAALLAEGTTTLTNCPEILDVPLMGEVLSGLGCHVDINGDTVTITTPAEVSPNADFEAVRQFRASVCVLGPLTARIGHAVVALPGGDAIGSRPLDMHQSGLEKLGATTYIRHGAVVAEASGLHGAQIDLDFPSVGATENILTAAVLANGRTILENAAREPEIVDLCVMLRQMGAKITGEGTPTITIDGVEKLHPTQHEVIGDRIVAGTWAYAAAMTQGDITVSGIAPRHLHLPLEMLRFAGAQIETYDNGFRVVMPHRPKAVDYQTLPFPGFPTDLQPMAIGISAIADGTSVITENIFEARFRFVDEMMRLGADATVDGHHVVLRGVEQLSSTPVWSSDIRAGAGLVLAGLCADGVTEVHDVYHIDRGYPRFVENLQSLGATITRVR; encoded by the coding sequence GTGAAAGATCGTTTTTTGGTCACAGGCGGTGCGCGCCTGGTAGGTGAAGTAAAAGTAGCAGGTGCAAAAAATAGTGTGTTGAAACTCATGGCAGCAGCACTGCTCGCTGAAGGTACCACCACACTTACAAACTGCCCGGAAATTCTCGACGTACCACTGATGGGTGAGGTTTTATCTGGGCTGGGCTGCCACGTCGACATTAATGGCGACACAGTGACGATAACGACCCCCGCCGAAGTTTCACCCAATGCCGATTTCGAGGCGGTACGACAATTCCGCGCTTCGGTCTGCGTATTAGGCCCCCTTACCGCACGCATTGGACACGCAGTGGTTGCGCTACCTGGCGGCGACGCGATCGGTAGCCGTCCCTTAGATATGCACCAATCCGGCCTGGAAAAACTTGGTGCCACCACCTACATTCGGCATGGCGCAGTCGTTGCCGAAGCCAGCGGATTACACGGAGCTCAGATTGACCTGGACTTTCCGTCAGTGGGGGCGACGGAAAACATCCTTACCGCAGCTGTGTTAGCGAACGGACGCACCATCTTAGAAAATGCAGCACGAGAACCCGAAATTGTTGACCTTTGCGTAATGCTGCGCCAAATGGGTGCCAAAATCACCGGTGAAGGTACCCCAACCATCACCATCGACGGGGTGGAAAAACTACACCCTACCCAGCACGAGGTGATTGGGGACCGCATTGTTGCCGGAACATGGGCATATGCCGCAGCCATGACTCAAGGTGACATCACGGTCAGCGGAATAGCCCCACGACACCTCCACCTTCCATTAGAAATGCTTCGCTTTGCTGGGGCGCAAATTGAAACCTATGACAATGGTTTCCGCGTTGTCATGCCGCACCGCCCTAAGGCCGTGGATTATCAAACCCTGCCGTTTCCTGGTTTCCCGACCGATTTGCAGCCAATGGCAATCGGAATTTCTGCAATCGCGGACGGAACCAGCGTTATCACCGAAAACATCTTTGAAGCACGATTCCGGTTTGTCGACGAAATGATGCGGCTTGGTGCTGACGCCACCGTCGACGGGCACCATGTAGTGCTACGAGGGGTAGAGCAGCTGTCCTCCACCCCGGTCTGGAGCTCCGATATCCGCGCTGGTGCTGGCCTGGTTTTGGCTGGTCTATGCGCCGATGGGGTGACCGAAGTGCACGATGTGTATCACATTGATCGCGGTTACCCGCGCTTTGTGGAAAACCTCCAAAGCCTGGGCGCAACCATCACCCGGGTGAGATAG
- a CDS encoding cob(I)yrinic acid a,c-diamide adenosyltransferase: MAVHLTKIYTRTGDDGTTGLSDFSRVSKNDARLSAYADCDELNAQLGVVLALGQPSPEVAATLQRIQNELFDAGADLATPENPDLGYEPLRITQDYIDRLEAECDSFNEALSKLDSFILPGGTPTAALLHVARTVARRAERAAWLAVEAYPETTSVMPAKYLNRLSDLLFILCRVTNNSQDIKWVPGGKR, translated from the coding sequence ATGGCTGTTCACTTAACAAAAATTTATACACGCACGGGTGATGATGGCACCACTGGGTTATCTGATTTCTCTCGGGTGTCTAAAAACGATGCCAGGCTATCGGCCTACGCTGATTGCGACGAACTCAATGCCCAGCTCGGCGTAGTTTTGGCGTTGGGGCAACCAAGCCCTGAGGTTGCAGCAACGTTGCAACGTATCCAAAACGAGCTTTTCGACGCCGGTGCCGACCTAGCAACCCCGGAAAATCCAGATTTGGGATACGAGCCGTTGCGAATCACGCAGGATTATATTGATCGTTTGGAAGCGGAATGTGACAGTTTCAACGAAGCGTTGTCGAAATTGGATTCTTTTATCTTGCCAGGCGGCACCCCCACCGCAGCATTGCTACATGTGGCACGCACGGTGGCCCGGCGTGCTGAACGCGCCGCATGGCTGGCGGTGGAAGCTTATCCTGAGACGACTTCCGTTATGCCTGCTAAATACCTCAATCGGCTGTCGGATTTGCTGTTTATTCTGTGCCGGGTGACCAATAATTCCCAGGATATAAAGTGGGTACCGGGCGGCAAACGTTAA
- the pgm gene encoding phosphoglucomutase (alpha-D-glucose-1,6-bisphosphate-dependent): MAHERAGQLAQPQDLIDIAEVVTAYYTRTPDVENPDQQVAFGTSGHRGSSLDTAFNENHILATTQAIVDYRCSQNIGGPVFIGRDPHALSEPAMISALEVLLANDCTVLVDDRGRYTPTPAVSHAILAHNAKLDGGVTGTDPKRADGIVITPSHNPPRDGGFKYNPPNGGPADTDATDWIAARANEIMRGGMAEVNRTSVAGVLDPRVTPYNYLDSYVADLPNVINIAAIRDSGLAIGADPMGGASVDYWGAIADAHKLNLTVVNPLVDATWRFMTLDTDGKIRMDCSSPNSMASLVHNRDKYDIATGNDADADRHGIVTPDAGLMNPNHYLAVAIDYLFAHRPDWGTDAVGKTLVSSSMIDRVVANLGKKLVEVPVGFKWFVPGLIDGSIGFGGEESAGASFLRHNGTVWSTDKDGIILDLLAAEITAVTGKTPSQRYAELAAEFGAPVYARTDADANREQKAILKALSPEQVTATELAGEPITAKLTAAPGNGAAIGGLKVCTESAWFAARPSGTEDKYKIYAESFKGESHLVEVQKEAQALVSAVLGS, from the coding sequence ATGGCTCATGAACGCGCAGGCCAACTTGCACAACCGCAGGATCTCATTGACATCGCAGAAGTAGTCACGGCGTACTATACCCGCACCCCAGACGTGGAAAACCCCGACCAGCAAGTTGCTTTCGGCACCTCCGGGCACCGGGGATCGTCACTGGATACTGCCTTTAACGAAAACCACATTTTGGCAACCACTCAAGCGATCGTCGATTATCGCTGTAGCCAAAACATCGGCGGCCCTGTCTTTATTGGGCGGGATCCGCACGCGCTGAGCGAGCCAGCCATGATTTCCGCGCTTGAGGTTCTCCTTGCCAACGATTGCACCGTGCTTGTCGATGATCGGGGCCGCTACACCCCAACTCCTGCGGTATCGCACGCTATTTTGGCGCACAACGCCAAGCTAGACGGCGGAGTGACCGGCACCGACCCGAAACGTGCCGACGGCATTGTAATTACTCCGTCGCACAATCCGCCACGCGACGGTGGCTTTAAGTACAATCCGCCAAACGGCGGCCCGGCGGATACCGATGCTACCGATTGGATCGCAGCCCGCGCCAACGAAATCATGCGGGGCGGTATGGCTGAGGTTAACCGCACTAGCGTTGCTGGTGTGCTTGATCCACGCGTGACGCCGTATAACTACCTCGACAGCTACGTGGCTGATTTGCCGAATGTGATTAATATCGCGGCAATCCGGGACTCAGGTTTGGCCATCGGTGCCGACCCCATGGGTGGCGCCTCGGTAGATTACTGGGGTGCGATTGCCGATGCGCATAAGCTCAACCTGACCGTGGTCAACCCGCTTGTCGACGCTACCTGGCGGTTCATGACCTTGGATACTGACGGCAAGATTCGCATGGACTGCTCATCCCCTAATTCCATGGCATCTTTGGTCCACAACCGTGACAAATACGACATTGCTACCGGTAACGACGCCGACGCCGACCGCCACGGTATCGTCACCCCCGATGCGGGACTTATGAACCCGAATCACTATCTCGCGGTCGCTATCGACTATCTCTTCGCCCACCGGCCCGATTGGGGTACCGACGCGGTGGGTAAGACCTTGGTATCTTCCTCCATGATCGACCGCGTGGTGGCAAACCTCGGCAAAAAACTGGTGGAAGTTCCCGTCGGATTTAAATGGTTCGTGCCAGGGCTTATCGACGGCTCCATCGGCTTCGGCGGCGAAGAATCCGCCGGTGCTTCCTTCCTACGCCACAACGGCACCGTCTGGTCCACCGACAAAGACGGCATCATTTTGGACCTGCTCGCTGCCGAAATCACCGCAGTCACTGGCAAGACCCCATCGCAGCGGTACGCGGAACTCGCTGCCGAATTCGGTGCGCCGGTATATGCCCGTACCGATGCGGACGCAAACCGGGAACAAAAGGCGATTCTCAAGGCCCTGTCGCCGGAACAAGTAACCGCCACCGAACTCGCCGGGGAACCCATCACCGCGAAACTCACTGCTGCCCCAGGCAACGGTGCTGCTATCGGTGGCCTCAAGGTGTGCACCGAATCCGCCTGGTTCGCCGCCCGCCCATCCGGAACAGAAGACAAATACAAGATATACGCCGAATCCTTCAAAGGTGAATCTCATCTTGTGGAAGTACAAAAGGAAGCGCAGGCACTGGTATCTGCCGTACTAGGTAGCTAA